The genomic DNA TTGTTTGAAACGTTCACTgcaaaaatcacatttaaatggtttctctcctgtgtggccTCTCATGTGGTAAACCAGGTGAGACTTTtggttaaaacatttactacaaacatcacatttcaacgGTTTCTCTCTTGTGTGGCCTCTCAAGTGTGACTCCAGGTGAGACTTTAGTTTAAAACCTTTACTACAAATATCACATCTAtgaggtttctctcctgtgtggattattTTATGCCGGGTCAAGCTCCACTTACATTTAAAGCATTTACCGCAAAAGTGACATCGAAAAGGTTTTTCTACTGCACTTCCTGTCATGTTTGGGGCTGACAGAGGTTTCTGCAAACTATCAAAGTCTTGATTATTTTTACCTGAGTCAgacatctttctcttttttctggtGGAAACAAAGTCATTGGTTTCAACATCAAAATCTGACAAAGGTTTTGGTGAACtactatcatcatcatcatcttcatcatacGTGTTACTATCTTCAGTGTGAGACGAGTCTGTCTCcgttccatcaggaccttgtaGAACTAAACTGCTATGATCTGGGTTCCTGGCTGCTTCTGGTCCTTTGCTGTTAATTCCCACACTTTGTCTTTTCATGAATTCATCTAAAGTGCAGCTTGAAGGTTCCTCCTTAATGttgatttgtgtttgttgtctccagtgtagctgggaggcctgaggcttctcctcttcatcttcacatttaacaggacaagcagcactgtttgtctcctgaTGTCTACAAAGCTGGTTTCcctcctgaccttcactgagcgtctctggttcctcctttatgtggagacgctctgggagcagctgctcaGACAACAATAGTTCTTCTGTTTGGTCCATATTAGGATCAGATTGGTAACCTGAAGACAGACAGAAAACATTTCTCTTAGAgctttctgaatccaagtatcccCTTTTCTCCACTACATCATGTACCGTATGTTTTGTAATAACCTTTGataaattcaaaaataatgtattaaaaaCTAACGAGGAAGACATAAAACTAGTCAATCTGCTGTTTTTAACACTAGACCCAGCTGCTCTGTTTCAGTCCTAACATCTACATACAGAGTAAAACACAGAGTAACCACATTGATCTGTGACCGTATTTACCCTAATACATACGCACTGAGAAACAATATCTGTTCAtaaatcaacatctttaacacTGTGGAGACACAGCTCAGTGTGCTGCCTTTACGGACCACAACAATGCAATAGTTTACCTGCACTAATGTGGACTAAACACACTGTGGTGCTCCATTTGCTCTCTCTTTTCCTCCtatctttccttttctttccagTATGGTCTCGGTGgtgctagctcctctgctagctcggttagcactctgctccagcctctctctgtgtctctGAAACTCCGTCTTCTGACACCGTGTTGTGCTCTCTAACTTTACACTGGAGCTTTAGCTTCTATTATAGTGTGGTCTGACTACGACTGTAGCTGAATATCAACTATATTCACTGTTAAACTCACATAAACATCACTGATTAatagttttcttcttcttctctttgttGATGTGGGATCTCACACATGTAGTAAACAGCGCCACCCACTGTATGATAGTGTATAACAACCAACCCTCCGTGATCTTTTCTATTATctacatttttataattatgtatatattctatttatattactgatgtttctatttttattcctAAACATTTTCGGGTCCCGACCCCATTTTGACGTCATAAATTTCTAGCGACAACaggaacaattatttttttcttttataattattttttgatcatgtttaataAAGTGTGTAGCCAGGATTTGTGACAAAGTGACAACTGACGAGATacttttattctatattttatttggactagatttatatttgagaaatgttaagtatagaatacagttgtttgatatttattgtgtgtgacgtgttaatttgaataataaagataattttagagatttagaaatataatttttacacattccaggcgaccccacatggggtcacggccccaaggctgaaaaacactgcttttaacTACTATAATTTCTCtctatttattctttaagggTTTAACAGCGAATTttaggatgttattttgttatgtACACGTTCATGCACCTAATGACTAATAAAAATCATTGAATCCATTCATCTATTTTCAGACCAGGGCCAGCTGTAGGCAGGTATATATGAGGGGGCAGTCATAAATGTTTGGGGGGCATCATATGTACACATCATGCTCCAGCA from Gouania willdenowi chromosome 4, fGouWil2.1, whole genome shotgun sequence includes the following:
- the LOC114461525 gene encoding zinc finger protein OZF-like gives rise to the protein MDQTEELLLSEQLLPERLHIKEEPETLSEGQEGNQLCRHQETNSAACPVKCEDEEEKPQASQLHWRQQTQINIKEEPSSCTLDEFMKRQSVGINSKGPEAARNPDHSSLVLQGPDGTETDSSHTEDSNTYDEDDDDDSSSPKPLSDFDVETNDFVSTRKKRKMSDSGKNNQDFDSLQKPLSAPNMTGSAVEKPFRCHFCGKCFKCKWSLTRHKIIHTGEKPHRCDICSKGFKLKSHLESHLRGHTREKPLKCDVCSKCFNQKSHLVYHMRGHTGEKPFKCDFCSERFKQKSHLVDHIKDHTGDKPFKCDVCSKCFKRNSHLLYHMRGHTGEKPFKCDVCSKGFKRKSHLNQHVRGHTEGKPFSCDVCSKCFKNKYDLNIHKKIHTGEKPHKCEVCSKCFKRTSELSSHMKVHTGEKPYRCDICSKCFKRKSELSFHMKVHSGERPYGCNICSKCFKRKSELSFHMKVHSGERPYGCGICSKCFMRKSELSSHMKVHTQEKPFRFHVSGKVF